Within Runella rosea, the genomic segment AAGTCTGAGCAAAGCTATCTGTAACCAAAGTTACCCAAAGAAGCAGTGTACCAATAGTATGTACAATTACAAATCTCATTATTCGTATGAAATACTTTAAGGAAAAGCCACATCAGATTCTAAACGCGTGGCATAGTCATAATCAAGTTCATCAATATGTTTCAAAAGTCTTTTTGAAGCACTTCCAAGAAATATAAAATGTGTTTTCTTAATCGCCTATAAAAGCTCAATCCTTAAATACCTTCCCCAACCGACACTTCGGCCAGCAACGTAGACTTGGCCCGACCTCTAAACACCCCCGTGACAGGGGCAATCAGCACTGGGTCGGCAGAGGCCGCTAAATGTACGTGATTATTAATTACCGCATTGCCTTCTGTCGGGTCAAATCCCCTCCAGCCTGCTCCGGGCAAAAAGACCTCAGCCCAAGCGTGTAAATCATGCTCTTGAAGGGCATTTCCGTACAAATAACCGCTGACAAAACGTGCGGCAATGCCCAAAGCGCGGCAACACGCCACAAAAAGCTGTGCAAAATCGCGGCAAGTGCCCTTACGGCCAATAAGGGTGTGTTCGGGCAACATCGGAGGACCAACCTCCCGACGCTCGTACATAAAACTTTGAGAAATATCGCGACACAATGCCGTCAGAAAAGCAACGGTCTTCCAACGTTCGGAAGCCGCCGTTTGACGCGCATATTGCTCCACATACGTAGTTACGCCTTCCCGCACCAGATAAGGTTGAAGCAGTTTTTTTAGTGACTCGGGATATTGAAAAGGAATTTGCTCAGTTTCAAATGGAAACAAGACAAAGCCAAACAGATTAAAGTCATCCGAACGTACTGCCATTTGGACCGAAACGGTCAACGAAGTGGTAGCCTCCCGAAAATAGGCAATATGCTGGTGGTTTCCTTCGGCGTCGATGTTTTGAACCAACATGGAGGGTACGGGGTCAACCGTCATCGAATAACTGACGATTTGTTGGTGCGGATACGCTTTAGGAAAAAGGTAAAACGTATGCGGTTCTAAAATTACCGATTCAGAATACGTGTAAAATAGCCGATGACTGACGTTCAGAATCATAATGTTGAGCCTTCCTTTCTCGATAAACTTAAAACAAAACGGCAGGGAAAACCCCTGCCGCTACTTTAGACTTTTTCACGTAGTTTTTCAAAAACTGGGTCCATCCAGTCATTGGGTAAGCGCTGGACGGAATTTTGGAGCAACATGCTCCATTGCAGCGACAGGTGAGCCAAGTCATCTTTCTGAAAACGATGCTCCGTGACGTGAAAACTATCCCGCTCATACATCACCACATCAATCGGATAATCCACATCATTGGCACTTACCCGGGTTGAGTCAAAGGATAGAAATCCAACTTTCAGCGCCTCCGCCAAGGAAGAGCCATACTTCAAACTCCTGAAAAGCAACGGCTTACCATAATTAGAATTTCCAATCACAAAAAAAGGAGAGGTTTCACCCACCTCCACCCAGTTTCCTTCAGGATAAAGCAAATACAGCATGTGCTCGCCATCGTCTTCCAGTTGCCCGCCAACAATGGCATGTAAATTAAACCGCAACCCAGCTGCATCCAGCGCCTCTTTGTCTTCGTTCGCCACCCGACGAACCTGCTGCCCGAAAGCATTCACGGCCTTGTATAGTTTATTAAAACTATGGTCCTGTTCTTCCAGTACTTCCCGAAAATACGTCACCGCTTTGTCACGTACCGAACGCAACCCCGATGTCATGATAAACATTGAGTGGTGCTCCAACTGGTGAACGGAGATTTTTTTATTGGTACTGACCTCCGTGCCCGAAGTGAGCCGGGTGTCGGCAATCGCCACCAAGCCTGATGCGACTTTAATACCAAGACAATACGTCATAATCTTATAAATAAAAGAGTAAATTCAAATGCACTCATTTTGGCAGCAAATGGATATTTGTACCAAAAATCATTGACTGAATGTAGAAAGAGTAATAAAATACCTCCTTACTGTTCAACAGGTTTTATATCAAAATAGGTTTCAAAAATACTTTTACTTACTTCATTTCCTCTGATTTGGAACTGGTCGAGGTATTGGTGTAAGCCCAATTTGAAAATATCTTCTACTTCCGTAAATTCAATTTCTGAACGGAGTTTACCCATCATTTTTTCAGCTTGATTGCTGAAACGGTTGGTAATCGGCGTTCCTGATATTTCGTACAAAGATAACTCTGCTTGACGAATACAATGCGCCATTGCACGAGGAAAAAGTTTATCCAAAATCAAAAACTCCACGATATGTGTTGGGGTAAGGGTCTGATACTGTTGACGGTACATATTGTAGGCACTTACCGATTTAAGCACAGCAGTCCACAAAACCAGCTCCAAAGTACTGCCCGTAACGTCAGAATCAGGCAATAATGTAAAGTAAGAGACATCCAAAAAACGCGAAGTTTTATCGGCGCGCTCCATAAAACGCCCCAATCTGCCAAAATGCCAAGCTTCGTTACGCGTAATGGTCGCATCCACAACGCCGTAGTAAAGTTGGGTCCCGTTGCGCACCTGCGTATAAAAATTCTGCATGTGGTTGAGGTCCCATTCTGACTGTGGCTTTACATCCTTAATCCAGAGATAAAGTTCGTTCAGGTTTTCCCACATTTCTTTCGAAATACACTCCCGAATGGTCCGACCATTTTCCCGGGCCAACATCAAACAACTGTAAATCGAGTTGGGATTTCGCTTATCAAACGTCATAAAATTGATGACATTCTCACGGGTAGGTTCGTCGTAGTGTTGATAAAAAAGGTAATTGTCGGCAGTAGCGATCAAAAGAGGCTCCCATTGTTCGTTCACGTTGGGCGGTAAATCAAATGCCAAATTAAAATTGACTCCTATGAAGCGTGCATAATTTTCGGCTCGCTCGATGTAGCGATTCATCCAGTAAATGGAATCAGCAACGCGGCTTAACATGGCCATATCAGTAAGGTGGGGGTTGGTTTATTGACAATCGCTAAACTAATGCAATAATCCGATATTTGGCAACTTTTGGCGGTAAATGTTAAGATTGAAGCGAAAATGCAAGAAAAAAAATGAGCACATAACACCCAACAAGATGCTAGAAATCAATTAATTAATATTAAAACAGTGCGCCGAAGAAAACCAACTAGCGGCTTCTTCGGCTTAAAAAATTTATTTTGTTGAAAACTTATAAACCGTTTTGGTCTTGTAAACTTCCCCTGGGCGCAACACTACGCTTGGGAACGATGCTTGGTTGGGAGAATCAGGAAAATGCTCGGTTTCGAGACAAAAACCAGAGCGTTTGGTGTAGGTAACACCGTTTTTACCCGTAATTGAGCCATTCAGAAAATTGCCCGTATAAAACTGTACGCCTGGCTCAGTCGTAAATGCTTCCAGTACCCTACCCGACGTAGGCTCGTACACCGTGGCGGTCAGGGCAAGAGAATCAGCCCCCTTATTGATTACCCAGCAATGGTCATAGCCACCGCCAAATTTAATTTGCTCATCCTTCGGGTCGTCGATGCGCGCACCGATTTCGGTAGCATTCAAAAAATCAAAAGGCGTTCCTTTTACATCACGCAATTCTCCCGTTGGAATCAGGGTTTTGTCAACGGGTACAAATTTATCGGCGTTCAACTGTACCTTATGCCCCAATACATCTCGCTTCCCACCTGTCATGTTAAAATAGGTATGGTTGGTCAGGTTGACAATGGTAGGTTTGTCGGTAGTAGCCTTGTACTCAATTTCTAGGGCGTTATCTTCGGTCAATCGGTAGGTTACTTCCGCAGATAGGGCTCCAGGGAAACCTTCATCGCCATCGGGACTGGTATGGGTCAGTTTCAGCGTTTTGGTATCTTCCAAAATCTCGGCTTTCCAGATTACTTTGTCAAATCCGACTTTCCCGCCGTGCAGGCTATTAGGGCCATTGTTGGCCGCCAATGTGTAGGTCTTGCCGTCAAGGGTAAATTTTGCATTTCCGATGCGGTTGCCATAACGTCCCACCAATGCCCCAAAAAAAGGACTGGCTTTTAAGTAGCCGCTCAGGGAGTCATACCCCAAGACCATGTCTTCAAAAACACCGTTTTTGTCGGCAGCAGTCCAGTGCGTAATTAGCCCTCCGTAATTTGTAATCTTAACTTCTGTACCTTTTGAATTACGAAGCGTAAAATGGTCGGCCGTTTGGCCATCAGGCAGTTGCCCGAAAGTAGTTTTTGTAATCGTGCTCATAGTATCGACAGAGGTGGTTTCGGCTTTCTGATTGGAGCCACCACAGGATAAAAATAAATACGCAATTGTGCAGAATGACAACGCAGAAACAGCAAGAGGACGCATAGAAATCGGATTTAGTAGAACCCTACAAAAAGCATCCGGGCTTTTCTTTCCTACTCACAGATTCGTTAAGTTCTTTGGTAAACAGAAAAGCCCTTGCCCTACTTCTTTATATGCTTCAGCGTTTACGTTCCGCTTTTGGGGCGTGGAGAGCCCGCAGAACGAGGCTTGTTGCTCCGCTGTTTAAACGGTTTTTTCTTACGTGGAGGGCTCGAATTTACTTCACTCCCGCCCGAGTGGTAGCTCGGACCCGCCCCCAAAGCCGCTGGCAACGACATTTTAGGGATTTCTTTCCCAATCATTCGCTCAATGGCCACAAATTTTCGTTGGTCTTTATCATTGATAAAGGTAATCGCGGTACCAGTCGTTTCGGCCCTTGCTGTGCGTCCAATCCGGTGAATATAATCTTCGGGGTCGTGAGGCACGTTATAGTTTACCACCAAACTGATTCCCTCCACATCAATTCCCCGCGACAGAATATCGGTTCCAATCAAAATCGGCAGGGCTTTATTTTTGAATTCCCTCAGAATTCCTTCTCGTTCTTTTTGGTCTAAATCAGAATGGAATGCTTTAGCAGTCAGCTTATTACGACGCAGTTCTTCATCCAATTTTTTAACATTCTCTTTGGTTGAAGCAAATATAATTACGCTGCCAAACTGTCCTTCTTTGAGAATATTTTTGAGCAATGCTATTTTTTGCTCGTCGTAAACCAAATAAGCAAGTTGTAAAATCCCTTCGGCAGGTTTGGCCACGGCGATGCTGATCTGCTCAGGCTTGTTCAGAATTGTGTTGGCCAACGTTCTGATTTTCGGCGGCATCGTGGCCGAAAACAGCAATGTTTGCCTTTTCTGGGGTAAATAACTAATAATCCGAATAATATCGTCGTAGAAACCCATGTCCAACATGCGGTCTGCTTCGTCCAAAATAAGGTGTTGGAGGTTTCCAAAGTTTATTTCACCCATTTGCAACAACGCAATCAAACGTCCTGGCGTGGCAATTATCACCTCACTACCTTCGGCCAATGCTTTGCGTTGCTGACTCCAAGCCGCCCCGTCTCCTCCTCCATAAATCGCGATAGAACTTACGCCCGTAAAGTACCCCAATCCTTCAATTTGTTGGTCAATCTGAATCGCCAACTCCCGCGTAGGAGCGAGGATGAGCGTATTAAGATGTCGGTTATCAGGAGAGGCGTCAATGATTTTATTTAAAACGGGCAAAAGATAAGCCGCCGTTTTGCCAGTACCCGTTTGGGCGCAGGCAATTAAATCTTTATTATTTAATATGACTGGAATTGCTTGAGCTTGTATAGGAGTTGGCTGATTAAACCCCATTGAGTGCAGTCCATCTAAAAGTTCTTCGTCAAAATCAAAATCGTCAAAAGTCAAGTGGTGAAGCGTTAGAGGTGAAAGAATAAGGAAAATAACCCTAGGGCAATTAATGCCATTCCGAAGTTTACAAACGATTAACCTCTAAACCAAAAATGACTCCCAAAAGATAGGTAACATATAATGCAACATATAAAACGAGTACAGGTTGGCGGCGAAGTTAGTGCTTATTTCCTTAGTAAGGCTTTGTTTTTCGCGAATTTAACATAATTCTTCCATTTTTTAAAATCGAATTTTAACTATCTCATTGCTTTCTTGCACATCCTTATGTTTATTATATAAAATAAATATTATCCCAAAACAAAAGTCATTATTACATAATATAGGTTTATATTGCTACCAATTTGGGATATAAACACTCCTACTATAATTGTTAACACACCTTTCAGATAGCCTATTTTATTTAGTTAATACAACAACGTTATGGAAATTCTCTTAGGACTTAGGCCCTCCCACAACTGGATGGCACAAGTAGCTGAGCAATTTGGCACAGTACCTCAATCACCTAATGAGTTTAGTTATGAAAAAGATAATTTATTATTTAAATTAAATTCCCTCATTATTGAACCCGAAAAAGTCGCCGTTATTTTGGGAGAAATACGTTGGGAAGCCTCGCTCAATACGTTAAAAAAATCAATTGATACCAACGATTATTGGATTTTAAGTTTTATCCTTTCCGAAGCCCCTCACACGTACTCTTTCATCCACAACAACACAAAACACCAGATAAAGGCGCTTAAATCAACTCTTTTTTACAGTTCAAAAATGACCGTAGATACGATTTGGCCCGCCGGCAAACGTTCTCGTTTTATCACCATCGGATTCCACCGGGATTGGATTTGTGAAAAACTCGGGGTGGATGCAGGCACCTCGTCCAACGCGCCATTTATCTCCATGTTGCAGTCCGAAAATGGTGTTTATTTTCAGGGAATCTCCCTTTTTGAACGAATTGTTTCCTTTGATACCCTCTTTAGCGATTCCCGTTCTTTGAATTGGGCGCTTTCGGTAGAAGCACAATGCTACGAACTAATCGTTGATTTTATCGGCCAAATTGCCACCATAAAATCCCACCTATCCGACAACAAATTCAGTCCTTGCGACATCAAGAGAGTGATGGAGGTAGAAAATCGTCACTTCATTGCTACCGGAATGCTCCCTGCACTTACGTTTTTAGCGAGCGAAGCCAACATGAGTTTATCAAAATTCAAGAAATGCTTCCGGCAGATTTACGGCTCGGCTCCTTATGAATACCACCTCAATCTTAAACTAGACATTGCCAAAAAACTCCTTTTACAGAACAAATGGACGGTGGCGGAAATCGCCACCCAATTGGGTTATTCAAGCATTGCAAGTTTTAATAAGGTGTTCAAAAAGAAATATAATATGAACCCCACCGCGATTGTCAATGAGCATTTAAATCAATTAGTCTATCGGATTAAATCTCCAGATGAGAATCAACCAGAGTAAGCACCATTCAGTCATACATTAAAATAGGTCGGTGATTTTGTGGCAGTAGCACAAAAGTTAAAATAGTATCTTATTTAGGCAAAAAGAGGGGAGAATTACCCAAAAAAGTCGCCTAAATTTGTAGTATCTTAACCATTTCATCCCATGCTTTTTCTGACGCCTCCCCCTCATCCCAAACGGTTGCTTTTTCTGGTACTGCTTATTCTTTTAAACTTTCCTTCCCAATCCCCACAAGCACAGGGGCGTTTGGAAGATTATCAACGTTCCGAGACCCTCAAAAACCGTCTGAAGGATAAAGTCTACAACGCCCCCGCGTTGGTCAACTGGTCGGCGAGCAGTCAATGGGCTTGGTACCTCGTGCAAACCGTTCGCGGAAAAGAATTCATGGCTGTTAATCCCGCAAACAAAACCCGCCAAGCGGCCTTTGACCACGCACAATTGGCCCAGAAACTCTCCGAGGCAACCAATAAAAAAATAGCCCCATACGCACTACCATTTAGTACATTTACATATAGTAAAGACGACAAAGAAATCGAATTCAGCGCCGAGGGATTGGTGTGGAATTACGGCCTCACTTCCAACACATTACGCAAAAAAGAACCCGTCCGCCCCGAAGAGCGGCGATATTGGGGCGCGGGCGCCAACGACCAAAATGACAAACCCGTTTTCTCGCCCGACAGCACCCGAACGGCTTATATTAAGAATTATAACGTGTACGTTCGTTTTGAGAAAACCAAAAAAGAGACCCAACTCAGCTTCGACGGCTCCGAAGGCGACTATTATTCGGGCTACGTTCAGTGGTCGCCCGATTCCAAAAAACTGATTTCGTTTAAGGTTCGGCCCAACCAAAAACACTTGATTTACTTCGTGCGCTCATCGCCAGAAGACCAACTCCAACCCAAACTCGAAAGCCGCGAATACCTCAAACCTGGTGATGCACTGCCAGTACGCCGACCTCAGTTATTTTTGGTCGATGAGCAGAAACAACTCCCCGTTGATGATGCCTTGTTTAACCACCAATACGGTTTGTCGCGCTCGGAATGGCGCAAAGACAGCCGTGCATTTACGTTTGAGTACAACCAACGTGGCCATCAGGTGTACCGAGTATTGGAAATAAATGCCGCAACGGGCGCGGTTCGGGCGCTGATTGAGGAGCAAAGCAAAACCTTCATTGATTACAGCGGCAAACGCTATCGTTACGACGCAGCCGACGGCAAAGAAATCATCTGGGCCTCCGAGCGCGACGGCTGGAACCACCTTTATCTGTACGACGGTCTGACCGGAAAAATCAAAAAACAAATCACCAAAGGTGAATGGGTAGTACGCAATGTGGTCAACGTCGACGAAGAAAAAAGGAGCATTACCTTTGCCGCAAGCGGCATGAATCCCCAGCAGGACCCGTACTTTGTGCAGTATTATCGCATCAATTTTGACGGCACCGGCCTGACCGCCCTGACTTCCGAGAACGCCAATCATACTGGCTATTTTTCAACAGACAAAAAATATTTTGTTGATACTTATTCACGTGTTGACCTGCCGCAATTGACCGTTCTACGCTCCGCAGTCGACGGCTCAGTCGTTATGGAATTGGAGAAAGCCGATATTTCAGAATGGCAAAAAGCGGGTTGGAAAGCCCCAGAAGTATTTACGGCCAAAGGACGCGACGGCAAAACCGACATTTGGGGTATTATCGTTCGCCCTACCAATTTTGACCCCACAAAAAAATACCCAGTCATTGAAAATATCTACGCGGGTCCACACAGTTCGTTTACGCCTAAATCGTTTATGGCTTACAACCGTTCGATGTTTGAACTTGCCGAATTGGGTTTTATCGTGGTGCAACTCGACGGTATGGGTACATCCAACCGCTCCAAAGCTTTTCACGATGTATGTTGGCAAAATCTAAAAGACGCAGGCTTTCCTGACCGGATGTTATGGATGCAAGAAGCAGCAAAAAAATATCCCTCACTCGACCTCAGTCGTGTAGGAATCTACGGCACCTCAGCCGGCGGTCAAAGCTCCACGGGTGGACTATTATTTTATCCTGATTTTTATAAAGTGGGCGTTTCTTCCTGCGGTTGCCACGACAACCGAATGGATAAAATCTGGTGGAACGAACAATGGATGGGTTACCCCATCGGGCCGCATTATGCCGACTGCTCCAACGTGACCCACGCCGAAAAACTACAAGGTAAACTGCTGCTAATTCTGGGTGAAGTAGACGACAATGTTGACCCCGCGTCGACCATGCAGTTGGTCAATGCGCTCATCAAAGCCAACAAAGATTTTGACTTTTTGATGGTACCCAACATGGCCCACTC encodes:
- a CDS encoding transglutaminase family protein: MILNVSHRLFYTYSESVILEPHTFYLFPKAYPHQQIVSYSMTVDPVPSMLVQNIDAEGNHQHIAYFREATTSLTVSVQMAVRSDDFNLFGFVLFPFETEQIPFQYPESLKKLLQPYLVREGVTTYVEQYARQTAASERWKTVAFLTALCRDISQSFMYERREVGPPMLPEHTLIGRKGTCRDFAQLFVACCRALGIAARFVSGYLYGNALQEHDLHAWAEVFLPGAGWRGFDPTEGNAVINNHVHLAASADPVLIAPVTGVFRGRAKSTLLAEVSVGEGI
- a CDS encoding peptidase translates to MTYCLGIKVASGLVAIADTRLTSGTEVSTNKKISVHQLEHHSMFIMTSGLRSVRDKAVTYFREVLEEQDHSFNKLYKAVNAFGQQVRRVANEDKEALDAAGLRFNLHAIVGGQLEDDGEHMLYLLYPEGNWVEVGETSPFFVIGNSNYGKPLLFRSLKYGSSLAEALKVGFLSFDSTRVSANDVDYPIDVVMYERDSFHVTEHRFQKDDLAHLSLQWSMLLQNSVQRLPNDWMDPVFEKLREKV
- a CDS encoding alpha-E domain-containing protein encodes the protein MLSRVADSIYWMNRYIERAENYARFIGVNFNLAFDLPPNVNEQWEPLLIATADNYLFYQHYDEPTRENVINFMTFDKRNPNSIYSCLMLARENGRTIRECISKEMWENLNELYLWIKDVKPQSEWDLNHMQNFYTQVRNGTQLYYGVVDATITRNEAWHFGRLGRFMERADKTSRFLDVSYFTLLPDSDVTGSTLELVLWTAVLKSVSAYNMYRQQYQTLTPTHIVEFLILDKLFPRAMAHCIRQAELSLYEISGTPITNRFSNQAEKMMGKLRSEIEFTEVEDIFKLGLHQYLDQFQIRGNEVSKSIFETYFDIKPVEQ
- a CDS encoding aldose epimerase family protein, which produces MRPLAVSALSFCTIAYLFLSCGGSNQKAETTSVDTMSTITKTTFGQLPDGQTADHFTLRNSKGTEVKITNYGGLITHWTAADKNGVFEDMVLGYDSLSGYLKASPFFGALVGRYGNRIGNAKFTLDGKTYTLAANNGPNSLHGGKVGFDKVIWKAEILEDTKTLKLTHTSPDGDEGFPGALSAEVTYRLTEDNALEIEYKATTDKPTIVNLTNHTYFNMTGGKRDVLGHKVQLNADKFVPVDKTLIPTGELRDVKGTPFDFLNATEIGARIDDPKDEQIKFGGGYDHCWVINKGADSLALTATVYEPTSGRVLEAFTTEPGVQFYTGNFLNGSITGKNGVTYTKRSGFCLETEHFPDSPNQASFPSVVLRPGEVYKTKTVYKFSTK
- a CDS encoding DEAD/DEAH box helicase, with protein sequence MTFDDFDFDEELLDGLHSMGFNQPTPIQAQAIPVILNNKDLIACAQTGTGKTAAYLLPVLNKIIDASPDNRHLNTLILAPTRELAIQIDQQIEGLGYFTGVSSIAIYGGGDGAAWSQQRKALAEGSEVIIATPGRLIALLQMGEINFGNLQHLILDEADRMLDMGFYDDIIRIISYLPQKRQTLLFSATMPPKIRTLANTILNKPEQISIAVAKPAEGILQLAYLVYDEQKIALLKNILKEGQFGSVIIFASTKENVKKLDEELRRNKLTAKAFHSDLDQKEREGILREFKNKALPILIGTDILSRGIDVEGISLVVNYNVPHDPEDYIHRIGRTARAETTGTAITFINDKDQRKFVAIERMIGKEIPKMSLPAALGAGPSYHSGGSEVNSSPPRKKKPFKQRSNKPRSAGSPRPKSGT
- a CDS encoding helix-turn-helix domain-containing protein, producing the protein MEILLGLRPSHNWMAQVAEQFGTVPQSPNEFSYEKDNLLFKLNSLIIEPEKVAVILGEIRWEASLNTLKKSIDTNDYWILSFILSEAPHTYSFIHNNTKHQIKALKSTLFYSSKMTVDTIWPAGKRSRFITIGFHRDWICEKLGVDAGTSSNAPFISMLQSENGVYFQGISLFERIVSFDTLFSDSRSLNWALSVEAQCYELIVDFIGQIATIKSHLSDNKFSPCDIKRVMEVENRHFIATGMLPALTFLASEANMSLSKFKKCFRQIYGSAPYEYHLNLKLDIAKKLLLQNKWTVAEIATQLGYSSIASFNKVFKKKYNMNPTAIVNEHLNQLVYRIKSPDENQPE
- a CDS encoding S9 family peptidase, which translates into the protein MLFLTPPPHPKRLLFLVLLILLNFPSQSPQAQGRLEDYQRSETLKNRLKDKVYNAPALVNWSASSQWAWYLVQTVRGKEFMAVNPANKTRQAAFDHAQLAQKLSEATNKKIAPYALPFSTFTYSKDDKEIEFSAEGLVWNYGLTSNTLRKKEPVRPEERRYWGAGANDQNDKPVFSPDSTRTAYIKNYNVYVRFEKTKKETQLSFDGSEGDYYSGYVQWSPDSKKLISFKVRPNQKHLIYFVRSSPEDQLQPKLESREYLKPGDALPVRRPQLFLVDEQKQLPVDDALFNHQYGLSRSEWRKDSRAFTFEYNQRGHQVYRVLEINAATGAVRALIEEQSKTFIDYSGKRYRYDAADGKEIIWASERDGWNHLYLYDGLTGKIKKQITKGEWVVRNVVNVDEEKRSITFAASGMNPQQDPYFVQYYRINFDGTGLTALTSENANHTGYFSTDKKYFVDTYSRVDLPQLTVLRSAVDGSVVMELEKADISEWQKAGWKAPEVFTAKGRDGKTDIWGIIVRPTNFDPTKKYPVIENIYAGPHSSFTPKSFMAYNRSMFELAELGFIVVQLDGMGTSNRSKAFHDVCWQNLKDAGFPDRMLWMQEAAKKYPSLDLSRVGIYGTSAGGQSSTGGLLFYPDFYKVGVSSCGCHDNRMDKIWWNEQWMGYPIGPHYADCSNVTHAEKLQGKLLLILGEVDDNVDPASTMQLVNALIKANKDFDFLMVPNMAHSNGGEYGERKRRDFFVRHLLGIEPPAWTLPITVNEGTK